AGGTCCTGGGTGTACCACTGGTAATTGTTGCGCCCCTGCTGCTTGGCCTTGTACATGGCCAGGTCCGCCTGCTGGATCAACGCACTCGGCGGCTCGGTGGTGCCGTCGCTCAGGGTGATGCCGATGCTGGCGGTGATGTGCATTTCGATGCCGCCCACCTTGTAGGGCTGGGCGATGCTGGCAATGATCCGGTCGGCGACCAGTAGGGCATCCTCTTCGCGGGCCAGGTCCGGCAGGATGATGATGAATTCGTCGCCACCCAGCCGCGCGACGGTGTCGCCGGGGCGAACCTGCTGATTCATGCGCCGCGCGACTTCGACCAGTATCTGGTCGCCCGCACTGTGCCCCATGCTGTCGTTGATCGGCTTGAAGCCGTCCAGGTCGATGAACATCACCGCCAGGCTGCGCTGGTAGCGCAGGCTGATCTGGCAGCCCTGGGTCAGGCGATCTTCCAGCAGAGAGCGGTTCGGCAGACCGGTGAGCACGTCATGACTGGCGTTGTAGGCCAGTTGCGCCTCGAAATTCTTCTGTTCGGAGATATCGTTCTGAATGCCGATGAAGTGGGTGATGTTGCCTTGCTCGTCGGGTACGGGGGCGATGTACAGGGCGTTCCAGAAGGGGGTGCCGTCCTTGCGGAAATTGCGCAGGACCACATGGGTTTCTCGATAGTCCTTTATGCCCTGGCGAATGTCCTCGATGTTGGGCTGGTCGCGCTCCTCACCCTGCAGAAAACGGCAGTTCCGGCCGAGCACTTCGGCGGCGCTGTAGCCCGTGATGCGTTCGAAGGCCGGGTTGGCGTAAATGATCGGAAGGTCGTCGGCCTGGGCATCGCAAATCAACGCGCCGTTATAGCTGGCTTCCAGGCTGCGCCGTAGTAGGCGCAGCTGCTTTTCCGATTCGATACGTGCGCCGATATCTCGCAGCGAGAGCAGGCGCATCTGTTGGCCGTCCCATTCGGATTGGGAACACTGGACTTCGACTGCCAGGGTCCTGCCATCTGCCAGTGACAGATGACACTCTCGAAGTTGACCCGGTTCCACCGCTATATCCAGCTCGTGCCGCTGCAATTGGTCGAGATTGCCCCCGAGCAGCTGTTCCGCGGCAGGATTGGCGTAGTGCACCGCACTGTCGCCATCCACGACCAGCACGGCATCACGGCTGTCGGTCAGCAACTGGCGGTATGCTGACTCCTTGCGCTGGGCTTCCTTGCGAGCGCTTAGTGTTTCTGTCACATCTCGCGCAACAGCGAGAAAAGCTGGCGCCTCATTGAACTCAATCTTGTGAACGAGCGCCTCCACGAAAATCTCACGCCCATCCTTGTGCTGATGTTGCCAGGTACCAACATTGCAGGACTTCTCGGATTGAATCACTGTCTGAACTGACTCTAGAAGTCGTTGCCGTTCAGAGGGTGGGCGAATGTCTAGCACACTCATATGCTGCAGTTCTTCACGCGAATAACCATGAATATCGACCATGGCCTGATTCACTGCCAAGAAGCTTAGACTTTCCTGATCAACCACATAGATCGCTTCCGGGCTGGCTTCAAACAGGAGCCGGTAACGCGCTTCGCTATCGCTGAGCGCGCCCATCGACTCTGCCCGGCTCAGGGCATAGCGAATGCTGCGGGCGAGCATTCGGCCGTCGAACTGGCCCTTGACCAGATAGTCGGCGGCGCCCATGTCGATGGCATTGGCATCCAGTTCTTCATCGCCCTGGCCGGTGAGGAGGATGAACGGGGCCTGTACGTTCTCTGCCTGGGCCGCCGCAATCAGGTCCAGGCCGCTTTCGGCTCCCAGGCGGTAATCGACCAGATAGAGCGCGTGCTCCTGGCGCCGGATGGTTTCCAGGGCCTGGTCATAGCTGCTGACCCATTCCAGCTGATACTGCAGTTGTTTGACGTCGCCGAGCAGGTCGCGGGTGATGAGGTAATCGTCCTCGTCGTCCTCGATCAGCAGCAGCCGTAGCGCGCGTTGGCTATTCATCGGTGCTGATGCACCACTGGCAGTTCGGCCAGCTCGAGCCAGTAGCGGCCCAGGGTATGGGCGACTTCGCGCAGTTCGGAATAGCTGCTGGGTTTGGTGAGGTAGGCGTTGGCGCCGCTTTCGTAGCTGTCGAGGACGTCCTCCTTGTTGCTCGAAGTGCTCAGGACGACCACCGGAATGCTGAGCAGGCGTTGGTCCGACTTGATCTCCGCCAGGGCCTCGCGTCCGTCCTTGCGCGGCATGTTGAGGTCGAGCAGGAGAAAGCCCGGCAACGGATACTTATTCGTGTCCTCGAAGGGGGTGCGATGATTCAGGTAGTCCATCAGCTGCTCGCCGTCATGAACGAAGTGCACCTGATTTTTGACGTTGCACTCGCGAAATGCCTCGGTGAGCAGCAGGCAGTCATCGGGGTCGTCATCGGCGATGAGGATATGGACGGGTTTGGATGCTTGCATGATGGCGTTCGCTTATTCGGGTGAGGCAAAGGTAATACGGAAGATGCTGCCGTGCCCAGGCTTGCTGCTGGCGGTAACGCTGGCGCGATGGTGTTCGACGATTTTCTTGACGATGGCCAGGCCGATACCGGTGCCCGCGTAGGTCTGCCGATCATGCAGGCGCTGGAACGGGTTGAAGATGCGGTCCAGGTATTTCTCGTCGAAGCCGATGCCTTGATCTTCCACGCAGAGCGTCCATTGGCTGTCTCCCTCGGCTTCGGCATATATATGCAGTCTAGGCGGCTGGCCGGGGGCGTGGAACTTTGCCGCATTGCTCAGCAGGTTCTGCAGCAGCTGGCGAATCTGAGTGGGTTCGCCGAGCAGTGGAGGCAAGGGGCTGCGCTCAACCACCGCACCAGAATTGCTCAAGGTTTCTTCCATGTCCTGCAGCACCTCGTCGAGTATGTTCTCGACGTCGAGTCTGACAAAGGGTTTGGCCCGCGAGGTGACCCGCGAATAACTCAACAGATCCTTGATCAGCGTCTGCATGCGCCCGGCGGCCGAACTCATGCGCCGCAAATAGTCCTGGCACTCGGGGTCGAGGTTAGTCGCTCTTGTCCCGAGGCGCTCGGAGAATGCCTGGATCTTGCGCAGCGGCTCCTGCAGGTCATGGGAGGCGACATAGGCGAACTCCTGCAATTCACCGTTGCTGCGCTCGAGTTCCTGCAAGGTGGCCTTGAGTTGTTTCTCGGCCGCCTTGCGCGCATTGATGTCGCGGCCGGCCAGGTAAATTAACTGGTCTTCGCCTTGCGCCGCACTGAACTGCATCCAATAGCGGTTGGCTTGCACATCGATCAGGCGCACTTCCGAATCCAGCAGCGGTTCACCCTGAGTCACATGGCGCAGGACCTGCACCGCCTGCTCGTGATCTTCGGGTGCTATGACCTCCAGGCAGGAGTGGCCGATCAGACTCTGCTCCGGATAGCCGAGCATGCCGCCCAGAGCCGGATTGACCTGAATGACCAGCCCTTGCTTGTCGAGCACGCAATACAGCTCCGGTGACAGCATGAAGAACTGATCCCGCTCACGCATGGCTTTCTCCGCCAGGGCCTGGGCGCTGATGTCACGAAACGCCATAACCCAACCGCTGACCGAGTCACCGCGGATCAGCGGTGCGTAGTCATAGCTCATGTGGACCTGTTGTTTGGCACCGCGGCGCCGCACGAATTCGCCATGAGGGGCCGTCGGGGTTGTCGCGTCTTCGAGTTCGATCGGCAGCAGTGCGGAGAGCGGTTGGCCAAGCAGCAAGGCGCTCGGTCGATCCAGCAGCTTTTCGGCGGTCGGGTTGGCATAGCTCAGCATGCCAGCGGCGTCGAAGGCCAGCAGGCCTTCGCCAATACTCTCGGTAATGGTGGCGGTGAAGTTCAGTTGCTCCCTCAGGCGCTGCTCCCCGGCCAGTATCTCGCCCATCAGGCGTTTGTTTTCCAGCGCCACGACGGTCATCTGGGCGAACTGCTCGGCGATGGCCAGGTCGTCCGCGTCGAATTCGCCGTGGTACTTGTCGGAGAGCTGCAGCAACCCCAGTTGAGTACCGCTGGTGGTCTGCAGCGGCACGGCAAGGAGTCCCCTGAGCGGCGGATGAGCCAGGTCACCGGCTTCTGGCTTCGACCAGCGTGGATGGCTCTGCAGTTGCGCCTGGCTGAGTTTGAGGGCCTGCCCGCCTTCCAGGAAATAACGTCCTTGAACGACTCGCCCGGCAGAAGTCTTGGCGTCGCGCCAGTCGGCGTGCTTGGAGGAGACGGCGAGGGCATTGTGTGCGGGCGCTGCGGCATCGCCTTGGCCCAGGCAGATCAGGGTCTGGTGGGCGCCGATCAGGCTGCGCAGTCGCTCACAGAGCAGGTCGACCAGCTTCGGGTTGTCGAACATTCCGGTGATCTGCACGGCAATGTCACTCAGGCCGCGCAGCAGCAAGCCCCGCCGCTGGGCGTGGAGCAGCGCCGTGCGCAGGTCGCGCTCCATCTGGTTGCGCGCGCCGACATCATTGGTGATCGCGAATACGCCGACGATCGCGCCTTCCACCAGGATCGGCAGGTAGGTGCATTCCAGCTCGACTCGTGCACCGGTCGGGGCGCGAAACTTGCCTTCGAACCGTCGCGCCTCGCCGGCGCGCGCCGCGCGGAAATGTTCGCCTATGTGGTCGGCGTCTTCGCTGACCAGCAGGATCGAGCTCGGCGTCCCGAGCAGCTCGCTCTCCTGCATGTCCAACAGCTGGCAAGCGGCCTGGTTGACGCTCTCGATCTGGCCCTGGAGGTCCAGCGAGAAGACTGCGCTGGGGGTGTGGTCGAACAGCGAGCGGAAGCGCTGCTCGCTGCGTTGCAGGCTCTTGCGGTCGTCGGTGCGCTCGAGCGCAATGGTTGCCAGCTGCGCCGCCGTGGCGAGCAGTTGCATCTGCTGATCGTCAGGCGCCATCGGCTGGCGATGATAGAAGGCGAGGGTGCCGAATACCTGCCCATTGTCGCCAATCAGGGGAATGGACCAGCAGGCGCGCAAGTTGTGGCGCAGCGCCAGTTCGCGGTACTCCCTCCAGAGCGGGTCGTTGGCGATGTCCTCGACCAGCACCATCTGCTTGCGATACGCCGCCGTGCCGCAGGAGCCGCAGCTTGGGCCGACGCTCACGCCATCGATGGCGTCCAGGTAGCTCTGGGGCAGGCTGGGGGCGACATTCAGAATCAGCTGCTGGCGCTCCTGGTCGAGTTGTTGCACCGAACACAGGGCGGTCGGGTCGCGGCTTTCGCTCATGCGGCAGATGGCGCTGAGGATGTCGCTGAGCGGCTGGTTGGTGGAAATCATGCCGAGGATGTCGCGTTGATCCTCCAGGTAGGCCTCGGCCTTCACCAGGTGGCTGATGTCGTGGGCCACGCCAAAGAAACTGCGCTCCTCGGCCGACCAGGCATAGGACCAGAGCAGGTGAACCACGCTGCCATCCTTGTGCCGATAGCGATTGCTGAAGCCTTGAATGGGGCGTCCAGCTATGGACGCTTCCGCATTCTCATGGGTTCTGAGGCGATCTTCCTCCAGCACGAAGTCGAGAAAGGGGCGACCAATCATCTCGTCGGGTCGGTAACCCAGTAATCCGAAACTGGCGGTATTGACCTCACTGAAGCGCCCTTGCTCATCGATGGAGCAGAGCAGGTCCATGGAGTGTTGCATGATCCGCTGATTGAGGTTCTGCAGCGACTGCTGGCGCTTCAGGCTCTCGTTGAGCGCCTGGTTGGCCTGGCGCAGGTGCCGGTTACGCTCAGTGGAGAGGCTGGCCAGGCGCAGGCTGCAGATCAGGAAGAAGCTGATGCACAGGCCGAAGGGAACGATCAACAGGGTCAGCGTCTGGCTGAGCGACAGGCTGTCCCTGGGGTTGCTGAGGTAGGCCTGCAGCTGCCATTGGACACCTGAGGGCAGGATGACGGTGCGCGAGCTGAGTATGAACGGGGCCATCTCGTCAGGCGAGTCGCCGCTGATGCTTCGCCCGTCCTCAGAAATGTGGAAGTGGAACTGCTGGGTTTTTGCGCTTAGCAGTGGGTTGAGCTCTATCTCGGCGATGAGCAGTGCGTTCTGTTCATTGCTGGCGCGCAGCGGCCTCACCAGGAAAACCCGCGTACCCAGCGACACGAGCTGCGCGGTACGCACCTCCAGTCGGTGCTTGTGCAGCCAGGCGCGGTGCTGGGGGCCGGCCAGGAGCTTGGCCAGTTGGTCGAGCGCGGCAGGATTGCGCTCGTGCAGCCATTGCGGATGCAGCTCTTTATCGAGAATGCCGAGCAAGGTGAGGTAGGGGAAGTCACGCAGATAGCGGCGGCCTTCCCGGTCCAGTTCGCTGGCATTGGGCTGCCATGAAGGTTCCTCCCAGCGGTCGGCGAAGCGATGCAGCATGGCGCTGTAATCTTCAAACTCATCATTGACTGCGCGCTGCAGATCGGTCAGCGCCGCATCGCTTTCCTGCTTGAGGTTTCCGAGGATCTTGTCGGTGAGTAGGAACCAGATAAGGCACATCAGCAGGATGCCCAGGCTGCCGGCAATGAGGCTGCGGTGGTCCAGCAGTTGCCTGCGCTCGGTGGGCAGCTGAGGGAGCAGGATCAGGGCTATGCCGAGCAGGAAGCAAAGCAGGCAGTAGAGGCTGTTGGTGTCTGGCTTGAAGCCAAGCCTCAGTTCATTCAGTTGCGGCCACCAGTCGGACAGTTGCGCGACCACGGCCAGGGACGCTGCCGCCAAACCCACTACTCGACTGAATCGGAGGCCGGCCTTGCTGTGCTTAAGGCTGAAGGGCAGGGTGAGTGCGGCCAGCGCTAGAACCAGCGGCAAGGGAGTCTGGGCAGAAAGAGCTTCGGATAGAGTCCCCGTCCGCACTCCCGGCAGATAATGCCAAAGGCCGCTGAGGCTGACGATTATGGCTATGCCGGTTGTAATTTGCGTGGCCCGCGAGTGGCCGCGGGCTGCGGCCAGCAGGCCCAACCCGAGCAGCATCATGGGCAGGGCCCGGTCGGGTAGCAGCGCGAGACTGTATACGTTGAAGTTCTGCTGGCTTACAAACCCGAGGGTGCCTCCGGCGCCGATAAGCACCAACGCGATGGCCAGCGTGTGCAGGAACGCCTGGATAAGGACATGACGCGTCAGCATGGCTGCCCTGTCCGGGCGCTTTTGGCCGGCGTGAAAGCCAGAATGTTCGTTTTCAAATGTGCTTCCTGCTGGTTCACCCACAGGCACTCTGGCACTTGGATCACGAATCCGGGTCGTCGATGATGATCGAGCCGTCGGTGTCGCGCACCACCCGGGTCAAGCCTGGGTTCTCCGTTTCCAGTCGCCACAGTTCCTGTTGCTGGAGCTCAAGAGAGCTCTTTTGCCGACGCACTTGCTCGAGCAGATGCCGGTTTTCCTTGCGCAGCAGGTGCAGGTCGATGGCGCTGCGCAGCGCCCCCTCGACTTCGTAGTCTTCCCAGGGCTTGGAAATGAAGCGGTAGACCTCCGCCTCGTTGATCGCCTGGATCATCGACTGGCGGTCGCCATGGCCGGTCAGCATCAGGCGCACGGCTTCCGGTTGACGTTGTTTCGCGAACTTCAGGTAGGTGATGCCGTCCAGATTCGGCATCTTGTAATCGGAAACGATCACCGCATAGTCATGGGCGGTGAGTGCATCCAGCGCCTCGTAGACGTCGCTGAAGGTGTGCAGCTCCCAGCCCTGAGGATTCAGTAGGCGTTTCAGCGATTTCAGTATTTGGGGCTCATCGTCCACCAGTTGGATCTTGATCATCGAGCGGCTTCCTGTGGCGTGGCGCCGGCTTCGGCGGGTTGGCGGACAAACAGGGTATAGCGGGCGCCTTCGCTTTCCTCGAAGGCAATGAGCTTGTTGATCAACGGCCGTGAGAGTTGCTTGCCTTCATTGAGCAACAGGGTGCCGTTCTCGGCGTTGAGGTTGCGTGCCAGCGTCATGCCCGGCTCCAGGCGCCGGGTGTCGAGCACCAGGATGCTGGGGTCGGCAAGCACCAGATCGGGCGCGAGTTCGGTGCAGAGCTTGATGAATTGCTCGCATAACTGCGGATCGTAGAGCTTGCCGCTGTACTTCTGGATCAGCAGCAGCGCGTCGTCACGGCTCAGTCGGCGCTCAAGCACCAGGCCGCACTGCAGTTCGATGAAGTCCACGGCCAGCTTGATCAGGCGTGCGCCGAAGGGAATGTCTTTGCCCTTGAGGCGGTCGGGGAAGCCGCCACCGTCCCAGCGCTCCTGATGGTGACGAATCAAGCGGGCGGCGTCCTGCAGTGGCTCGAGGCTCATCAGCAGGCTTTCGCCGAGGGCTGGGTACTGGCGGTAGCGTTCGCGCTCGTTCTTGTAGAGCAGATCTGCGGGGCTAACGAGCAGGGTATCGTTCCAGGTCAGCTTGCCGACGTTGTAGAGCGCTGCGGCCATGGTCAGATCGCGGCTGAGTGCCTCCCCCAGGGAATACTGCTCGGCGTAGGCGCGAACCAGCGCGATGACCTGGGCGTTGGACTGCTTGTTACGGGGAATGCGCTGGGTGACCAGACTGGAGAAGACTTCGGTGGCCGTCACGTAGCTGCGCTTGAGCTCTTCGTAGGCCATGTCCAGCATGTCGGCGGTCTGTTGCAGTTCGGCGGTGCGGCTCTTTACCCGCTGCTCCAGGGTGGCATTGAGGTCCTGCAGATGCTGGTTCTGCTCGCGGGTCAGCCGCTCCAGGCGTTCACGCTCGCGCTCGGAGTGCTGGAAGGCCAGTGCCTGCTGGATGATCAGGCGCAGTTCGTCGTCATCCCAGGGCTTGCTGATATAGCGGTAGATCCGCCCCTGGTTGATCGCCTTGATCGTGGTGGCGATGTCGGCGTGGCCGGTGAGCAGGATGCGTTGGCAGCCTGGCCAGCGTCGCTGCACTTCGGCCAGCAGGGTGGCGCCATCCATGCCGGGCATGCGCGCATCCGAGATCACCAGGTCGACGGGGTGCTGGCTGAGCAGTTGCAGAGCCTGCTCGCCGCCATTGGCCAAGAGGATTTCATAGGGCTCCTGGCGCAGCAGACGGCGCAGACTCTTGAGAATGTTCTCTTCGTCATCGACCAGTAGAAGGGTGGCGCTGCGCGGCAGTTGCAGGTCGGTCATGGCTCTGTAGTACCCAGGCTGCCTTCGGCGGGTTGGCGAATCGGCAGCCAGATGCGAAACCGGCTGCCCTGGCCGGGTTGGCTGCTGACTTCGATGCGGCCGTTGTGTTTCTGCAGGATGTTATAGGACAGCGATAAGCCCAGGCCAGTGCCTTTGCCCACGGGTTTGGTGGTGAAAAACGGCTCATAGATGCGGTTCAGCAGGTGGGGCTCGATGCCTTTACCCGTGTCTTCCACCTCCAGCCACACCCAGTCGCCTTCCTGCTTGCTGCGCAGGGTGATGCGGCCGAACTGCTCGATGGCGTGGGCGGCGTTGACCAGCAGGTTCATCAGCACCTGGTTGATCTGCGAGGGAATGCACTCCACCTCCGGCAGCTCGCCGTAGTCCTTGATGACCTCGGCCTTGTATTTCAGCTCGTTGTTCACCACGTTCAGCGTGGTGTCGAGGCCGCGGTGCAGGTCCGCCAGCTGGAACTCGTCCTCCTCGATGTGGGAGAAATCCTTGAGCGCGGTGATGATCTTCTTGACCCGGTCGATGCCGTCTTCCGATTCGCCAATCAGCGCTTCGATATCGCTGCGTATGTAGTCGTACTCCAGGCTGCGCTTGAGCTGGCGGATCTCCTCGAGGCTGGCGGCGCCGTCCACAGCGTCGCTGATGCGCAGCAGGTCCTGGACGTAGCCGGCGAGGGTCTTGAGGTTGGAGAACACGTAGCCGATGGGGTTGTTGATCTCGTGGGCGACGCCGGCGGCCAGCTGGCCGATCGCTGCCAGCTTTTCCGACTGCAGCAGTTGTGCGTTGGCCTTTTCCAGCTTCTTGATCAAGCGTTCTTGTTCGATCTGCTTGCTGCTCAGGGCATCCAGTGCTGCGTCGAGTTGCGCGTTCGCCCGGGCGAACTCAGTGGTGTCATACAGCAGCAGGCCGAAGCACAGCTGCTCTTCCATGTCGCGAAACGGGAAGAGCAGGGTGCTCTGCAGCATCAGCGCCCCCGGTTCCCGGGATGGCTTGAATGGCAGCTTGATCAGATAGGGGTTGTCTCGCCACTGGGTGTAGACGTGTTGGCCATGGTCGCGCGCTTGCGCCACCATACCGTCCAGATGCGGTGTGCTAGCCTCGGGGAATACGCTGGTCAGCAGTTGATTTCGCGCCTGCTCGAGCGCTTTGCCGCTACAGTGGCTGATGAACGCGTTCCAGTACTGAATGCGCAATTGCGAGTCGAGAATGATGACCCCGACGCCAACGTGTTCGACGAGAACGCTGGCTAGATAGCTTTGCCTGCTGTCCATAGCGGACTCCCGATGGTGATTGCGTTAGAAAGAATGCGCACTGGTGGCTAGCTGATTCTCGGTAAGGATGTGTCAAATATGACATATTGTTGGCGTCCGAATTATGGCGATCTTGGCGGACGGCCACCATATTTTTTTAGCTTTCCCCGACGATCAGGTTAGACCATGGATTTAGAGGCCGCGGATGACGCTGTCATCCACTACCACTTCCGTTTTGCCGACGGCCGCAGCTGGTCTCAGCAAGTCGCATTGCGGCCCGCTGAGCGTGAGGTTTCGGTCGAGCAGCCGCCTGCCTGGACAAAGCTGGAGTTTCATCAGTGCAAGCACTGCCCGTTGCGCCCTGAGCAGTCGCCCCACTGTCCCTTTGCCCTGGCCCTGATTGGTCCCGTCGAGCTGCTGGCGCAATCGCCGTCCTATGAGCAGGTGGAGGTCGAGGTGCAGTGGCGCGGGCGGGAAATTCGCAAGCGCACCAGTCTGCAACGTGCCTTGGGTTCCCTGCTCGGCGCGCTGGGCGCGACATCCGGGTGTCCGCACACGCGCATGCTGAAGGCGATGGCCTGGTTCCATCAGCCGTTCAGTGGCTCGGATGAGACCCTTTACCGCGTATTTGGCACTTACCTGCTCGGCCAGTACCTGCGCCAGCAGCGCGGCATGACTGCGGATTGGTCGATGAGCGAGTTGCGCGAGGTGTACCGCAAGCTGCGCCAGGTCAATCTGGGCATGACCGAGCGGCTGCGCGCCGCAGCGGTCGAGGATTCCGGGCCCAATGGGATGATCCTGCTGGACCTGCTGGCGGCCGATACGCTGTACTTCCTGGATCAGTATGACGGCGAGCTGGACCGCTTCTTCGCCGCCTATTTCGAGTAGCCACGCAGGCCGGTGTCACCGTTCGTTCAGGGCGAATGCGGTCAGGGTGAAGGTCGGAATGCCCATATCCTGCAATTTCTGCGAGCCGCCGAGTTCGGGCAGATCGATGATGGCCGCGGCTTCATGGATCTTCGCCCCCATCCTGCGCACCAGTTGGGCGGCGGCGAGCAGGGTGCCGCCGGTGGCAATCAGATCATCGAAAATCAGGACGCTGTCACCTTCGCACAGGCTGTCGGCCTGCACTTCGAGAAAGGATTCGCCGTACTCGGTCTTGTAGGCCTCGCGCAGCAACTCGCCGGGCAGCTTGCCGTGTTTGCGAAACAGGATCAGCGGCTTGTTGAGTTCGTAGGCGATGATCGAGCCGATCAGGAAGCCGCGGGCGTCCATGGCGGCGATATGGCTGAACTCGCCTTCGACATAGCGCTGGATGAAGCTGTCGGCGACCATGCGCAAGGCCCGCGGCGACTGGAACAGCGGGGTGATGTCGCGAAAGATGACCCCCGGCTTGGGGAAATCAGCGACCGGGCGAATCAGGGTTTTGATGCTGAATTCGTCGAAAATCATCGTTGGACTCCTGCGGCTTTGAAAGGCGGTTGGCGGCTCCGGCAGCCTGCCGAAAGGCCGATGGATCCACTCAGCTGTCGAGGTGCCCCCCGGCCAGGGCGCACAGTTCGACGGAGTCGAGAATATGCACTTCCTTGCCTTCGGCTTCGAGCAGTTTGTTGCGCTGGAAGCGGGTGAATACCCGGGACACGGTTTCCACCGCCAGCCCCAGGTAGTTGCCGATCTCGTTGCGCGACATGGCCAGGCGAAACTGTTGTGCGGAGAAACCGCGTGCGCTGAAGCGCGCCGAGAGATTGACCAGGAATGAGGCGATGCGCTCATCCGCTGTCTTTTTCGACAACAGCAGCATCATGTGCTGATCTTCGCGAATTTCCCGACTCATGATGCGCATCA
The genomic region above belongs to Pseudomonas benzenivorans and contains:
- a CDS encoding EAL domain-containing protein produces the protein MNSQRALRLLLIEDDEDDYLITRDLLGDVKQLQYQLEWVSSYDQALETIRRQEHALYLVDYRLGAESGLDLIAAAQAENVQAPFILLTGQGDEELDANAIDMGAADYLVKGQFDGRMLARSIRYALSRAESMGALSDSEARYRLLFEASPEAIYVVDQESLSFLAVNQAMVDIHGYSREELQHMSVLDIRPPSERQRLLESVQTVIQSEKSCNVGTWQHQHKDGREIFVEALVHKIEFNEAPAFLAVARDVTETLSARKEAQRKESAYRQLLTDSRDAVLVVDGDSAVHYANPAAEQLLGGNLDQLQRHELDIAVEPGQLRECHLSLADGRTLAVEVQCSQSEWDGQQMRLLSLRDIGARIESEKQLRLLRRSLEASYNGALICDAQADDLPIIYANPAFERITGYSAAEVLGRNCRFLQGEERDQPNIEDIRQGIKDYRETHVVLRNFRKDGTPFWNALYIAPVPDEQGNITHFIGIQNDISEQKNFEAQLAYNASHDVLTGLPNRSLLEDRLTQGCQISLRYQRSLAVMFIDLDGFKPINDSMGHSAGDQILVEVARRMNQQVRPGDTVARLGGDEFIIILPDLAREEDALLVADRIIASIAQPYKVGGIEMHITASIGITLSDGTTEPPSALIQQADLAMYKAKQQGRNNYQWYTQDLNQRVNERVTLRNELQKAIEAESFQLYYQPQIEGRSGRVVGYEALLRWQHSDLGYISPAQFVPVAEDTGQIIPLSEWVLRTACRQARALRDQGWGGIVMAVNISPVQFQRAGFVDTVRAVLEETGLPPELLELELTESVLLENADRAIFVLHALKELGVSLAIDDFGTGFSSLNYLKRLPIDKIKIDRSFVQEVISDSTDAAISLGIISMAHHLKLKVVAEGVETEPQYAFLKKNHCDEFQGFYFAKPMPLPLLEEFLRTQRECVQGRLPDAARDSNEQTLLLLDDEENILRALTRVLRRDGYRILTASRAQDAFELLAKHDVQVILSDQRMPEMNGTEFLSRVKDLYPNTIRIVLSGYTDLKSVTDAINQGAIYKFLTKPWDDEQLRGTVTQAFQHHRLGQDKDHSAAAPDELPS
- a CDS encoding response regulator, which translates into the protein MQASKPVHILIADDDPDDCLLLTEAFRECNVKNQVHFVHDGEQLMDYLNHRTPFEDTNKYPLPGFLLLDLNMPRKDGREALAEIKSDQRLLSIPVVVLSTSSNKEDVLDSYESGANAYLTKPSSYSELREVAHTLGRYWLELAELPVVHQHR
- a CDS encoding PAS domain S-box protein, whose translation is MLTRHVLIQAFLHTLAIALVLIGAGGTLGFVSQQNFNVYSLALLPDRALPMMLLGLGLLAAARGHSRATQITTGIAIIVSLSGLWHYLPGVRTGTLSEALSAQTPLPLVLALAALTLPFSLKHSKAGLRFSRVVGLAAASLAVVAQLSDWWPQLNELRLGFKPDTNSLYCLLCFLLGIALILLPQLPTERRQLLDHRSLIAGSLGILLMCLIWFLLTDKILGNLKQESDAALTDLQRAVNDEFEDYSAMLHRFADRWEEPSWQPNASELDREGRRYLRDFPYLTLLGILDKELHPQWLHERNPAALDQLAKLLAGPQHRAWLHKHRLEVRTAQLVSLGTRVFLVRPLRASNEQNALLIAEIELNPLLSAKTQQFHFHISEDGRSISGDSPDEMAPFILSSRTVILPSGVQWQLQAYLSNPRDSLSLSQTLTLLIVPFGLCISFFLICSLRLASLSTERNRHLRQANQALNESLKRQQSLQNLNQRIMQHSMDLLCSIDEQGRFSEVNTASFGLLGYRPDEMIGRPFLDFVLEEDRLRTHENAEASIAGRPIQGFSNRYRHKDGSVVHLLWSYAWSAEERSFFGVAHDISHLVKAEAYLEDQRDILGMISTNQPLSDILSAICRMSESRDPTALCSVQQLDQERQQLILNVAPSLPQSYLDAIDGVSVGPSCGSCGTAAYRKQMVLVEDIANDPLWREYRELALRHNLRACWSIPLIGDNGQVFGTLAFYHRQPMAPDDQQMQLLATAAQLATIALERTDDRKSLQRSEQRFRSLFDHTPSAVFSLDLQGQIESVNQAACQLLDMQESELLGTPSSILLVSEDADHIGEHFRAARAGEARRFEGKFRAPTGARVELECTYLPILVEGAIVGVFAITNDVGARNQMERDLRTALLHAQRRGLLLRGLSDIAVQITGMFDNPKLVDLLCERLRSLIGAHQTLICLGQGDAAAPAHNALAVSSKHADWRDAKTSAGRVVQGRYFLEGGQALKLSQAQLQSHPRWSKPEAGDLAHPPLRGLLAVPLQTTSGTQLGLLQLSDKYHGEFDADDLAIAEQFAQMTVVALENKRLMGEILAGEQRLREQLNFTATITESIGEGLLAFDAAGMLSYANPTAEKLLDRPSALLLGQPLSALLPIELEDATTPTAPHGEFVRRRGAKQQVHMSYDYAPLIRGDSVSGWVMAFRDISAQALAEKAMRERDQFFMLSPELYCVLDKQGLVIQVNPALGGMLGYPEQSLIGHSCLEVIAPEDHEQAVQVLRHVTQGEPLLDSEVRLIDVQANRYWMQFSAAQGEDQLIYLAGRDINARKAAEKQLKATLQELERSNGELQEFAYVASHDLQEPLRKIQAFSERLGTRATNLDPECQDYLRRMSSAAGRMQTLIKDLLSYSRVTSRAKPFVRLDVENILDEVLQDMEETLSNSGAVVERSPLPPLLGEPTQIRQLLQNLLSNAAKFHAPGQPPRLHIYAEAEGDSQWTLCVEDQGIGFDEKYLDRIFNPFQRLHDRQTYAGTGIGLAIVKKIVEHHRASVTASSKPGHGSIFRITFASPE
- a CDS encoding response regulator — protein: MIKIQLVDDEPQILKSLKRLLNPQGWELHTFSDVYEALDALTAHDYAVIVSDYKMPNLDGITYLKFAKQRQPEAVRLMLTGHGDRQSMIQAINEAEVYRFISKPWEDYEVEGALRSAIDLHLLRKENRHLLEQVRRQKSSLELQQQELWRLETENPGLTRVVRDTDGSIIIDDPDS
- a CDS encoding HD domain-containing phosphohydrolase, which gives rise to MTDLQLPRSATLLLVDDEENILKSLRRLLRQEPYEILLANGGEQALQLLSQHPVDLVISDARMPGMDGATLLAEVQRRWPGCQRILLTGHADIATTIKAINQGRIYRYISKPWDDDELRLIIQQALAFQHSERERERLERLTREQNQHLQDLNATLEQRVKSRTAELQQTADMLDMAYEELKRSYVTATEVFSSLVTQRIPRNKQSNAQVIALVRAYAEQYSLGEALSRDLTMAAALYNVGKLTWNDTLLVSPADLLYKNERERYRQYPALGESLLMSLEPLQDAARLIRHHQERWDGGGFPDRLKGKDIPFGARLIKLAVDFIELQCGLVLERRLSRDDALLLIQKYSGKLYDPQLCEQFIKLCTELAPDLVLADPSILVLDTRRLEPGMTLARNLNAENGTLLLNEGKQLSRPLINKLIAFEESEGARYTLFVRQPAEAGATPQEAAR